The region ctcacctctgtctctttAGCCAGGGTTCTCCACATTCAGATTGCATGCTCAGAATATCGATGCAatattgcatgtttttttagggcatatatatatttttattgcattgcATCCTACACAAGCAGGCAGAAAAATCTCTTGACAAAAGGGCATAAAGAAGGCTTCAGCAGATTTCTTGCAGCCTGGTACCTTaaagttaaattaaattttgtATCAGCACATATGCACCATTTCACATAATGCTCCATCATACTGTACTGTGAGTTCTTGGAATGCTTAGCAATATGCAACCCTGCTCATGCTACTGTAATATGGTACCTGATTCAAAGTCTAAAGTTCATATTGCAGGGAATATCACCTTAAAGGGTAGTGAAgttaagtaagtgtgtgtgtgtgtgtgtgtgtgtgtgtgtgtgtgtgtgtgtgtgtgtgtgtgtgtgtgtgtgtgtgtgtgagagagagagagacagacagacagacagaatgtgAATGAAAGCATGTGCAGTGAGTCCATCACATAGTAGCCTGTTGAATCTTAAATCTTCTCTTTGATGCTGACCTTATGTACATTATTTAGCCACGATTTTAACTGAGCTAAATAAGCAGTTaatggaaagaagaaaaaaaaaaacgctttaaaaatgtcatataaTAATATAGAGAAAAGATTGTTACTGTTTTGGccattattttaacatttagaCTAAACATTTTGCTACTGTCTTCCTAAGTggcatattttaatatgaagGAGGATGAGAGTAGAAGTCATACCATTGTTTACTACACTAGTGTAAAGTTGCAGTGTCTGTTTACAGGCTGTGTGCGAGTGGCTTCCATGGCACCCTTCCTGCGAATTGCGTTTAATGCCTATGATCTTGGTGCACTTTCACCAATGACTGAGGCTCCATTCTGTGCAGTCAAGATGAAGGAGTCACTCAGCACAGGTGAATAATGTTCAGTATGTATCTTCTAGTCATGTATGGGTGATACTTTctcgtgtgtatatatatatatatatatatatatatatatatatatatacacacacacacacacacacacacacacacacacactcactcatattcATAATTGACAGCTTGAAGGTGTTAATGTCACTTCTCACTCTATGCCTCTGCTAGACCGAGGGAAGACTTTGATTCAGAAGAAGCCCACAATGTTCCCTGCTTGGCGTGCCAGCTTTGATGCACATATTTATGAGGGGCGTGTCCTACAGGTGCTACTTATGCGAACTGCTGATGACCCATTGGCCGAAGTCACATTGGGTGTGTCTGTACTAGCAGAGCGATGCAAGAAGGCTAATGGCCGTGCAGAATTTTGGGTAGGTGACTGTGCACGTACACATTAACCCGTTTATGTATATGAATGAGTATACACAATTTATTCTACTCTCTCCTTATCCAGGTTGATCTGCAACCTTCAGGAAAACTGATGATGTCTGTACAGTATTTCCTGGAAGATATGGACACAGGTGAGACATGAGAAATTAATCTGAATATGtattctccctccccctccccctccttcatTTACTCTCTTGTCCTTATTTCTCTCCAAGTCTATTTTCTTTCTGAACATACACCTCATATTCCACTCATCTCAACTTTTACTGCTTAATTCTATAAGGCGATCCCTATTTATGGAAGGCTGATGGCTCAGACTCAGAATCAGAGGCCATAGTTGGGGGTAGTGTCTCTTAAAACTGTGTATGACTAGAATGTCTTCAGTTAGCATGTCTGAGCAactctcccctgcactctcTTCCAATCCTGCCTCTTATGTGCTGTACAAATTTTCTGTACATTTCAATTAAATTGATCTcccttaaaataatattaattaatgtaaGATATGCAAATTATAATAACTTTAAACCATGAAACCATATGCAAGTTTAACCAATTATTCTTTAATTAATAGGTTATGATGTAAACTGGGCTGTAGACTGACTACTGCTCTCCAGGAAGAAGTAGTTTCAGACTAAGAGGAAATAATTATGTTTGTGTCACATGTCAAGGGGTTCACCGTTCTTTAGCACTGCTTCACATGACTTGTGCATCACTGTACTGGAAATATTTGTTCTAAATCACTTTCATTGATTTTCTCATTTATGAATGATTAAAACTTGAACTTTTAGTTGTCCGTCACTGAAACTTGACTTCAAATCTCAATGTTGCCACAGCTGCCAATAAGAGCATTATTGGCTCTGGTTGACCTCTCTCCCTGCTGAtcagagcagtgctgggaggTCCGTCTGTTAGGTCCCCATATAGAATGGCGTAGTTAATGTTCTGCTTCAAGCACCTTCACCTTCACTACAATGCTGCATGAGCTGTGAGCGGCAtgaattttcttcttttaatcTTTCAgtatttcttgttttctctccccTTCACCCCTTGTTGGTTTCTCCCTTTCGCTCTCAttcttgagtttgagaaaggcactatataaatgcaactaataataataataataattctcgCTTTTCTTTCTCAGAAGCTCATCAGTCAGTGGTTCCAGAGGAAGAAGCTCCCAATCTGAATCGACGCCGTGGGGCAATAAAACAGGCCAAGATCCACTTCATCAAAAACCATGAGTTTATCGCCACCTTCTTTAGACAGCCCACcttctgctctgtctgcagAGACTTTGTGTGgtgagctcagtgtgtgtgtgtgtgtgtgtgtgtgtgtgtgtgtgtgtgtgtgtgtgtgtgtgtgtgtgagagagagagttgcaatgtatgAGAGTTGCAAACAAAGCTGGAGCTGAGCCTAAAACATCAATTGTAATTAATTCATAATCAAATAGTCAATactcaataaatatataacaattcATAGTCAAGTTTTCATGATTATCTTTTTACTTTTCAGGGGGCTCAACAAACAGGGATACAAGTGTAGACGTAAGTATTGTTTGGGCATGCACAGCCTTCTTTTTATGCATCACTAACTTATTCAACTTGAGATGTTTTTGCTTTCACAGAATGTAATGCAGCTATCCATAAGAAGTGCATTGACAAAATCATCGGAAGATGCACAGGCACAGCGGCTAACAGCCGCGACACGGTGGTACGTATGGTCTCCTCACAGTGTATTCTGTTTGGGTCTGTGTCATCACCTTTGTTCTAACACAGttgtatgtgcttgtgtctgtgcagtTTCAGAAGGAGCGCTTTAAAATTGATATGCCACATCGCTTTAAGACTTACAACTACATGAGCCCCACCTTTTGTGACCACTGTGGGAGTCTGCTTTGGGGTCTTGTCAAACAGGGATTAAagtgtgagggtgagtgagagattatgtgtatgtgtgggatAGTATGCatatgtctttgtgtttctgattGTCAAAATGTTCTCAGACTGTGGCATGAATGTTCATCACAAGTGTCAGACTAAAGTGGCAAACCTGTGTGGCATCAACCAGAAACTACTGGCTGAAGCACTCACTCAAGTCAGCCAGGTGAGTCTGGATGTATGTGAATTTACcgttttaaagaaaaatattaaattcaaGCAATGTCAAtttcatttttagaaatattGTTCAGAAAATTCTTTGTGTATGTTACTTATATTTTCTCTCCACAGAAGTCCACAAAGCGGCCtgaagcaaacacaaatgcGAACACGCCGGAAATTGCTTTTTATCAAGATTATAATAAAGGTCCAGGAACTGACACCagtggttagtgtgtgtcatTTGTATTCATAAATAGTGACTGATGAATATAGCAGTAGTGATTTAAATGATACATCTCTGTAGATGGGTCTCCATATGGCCACCTGTGGGAGGGTTCAAGTCCTCGCCCTCCATCTCGGATCACCCACCAGACACGTATCACTGCTGAGCACTTCACCTTCCACAAAGTGCTGGGCAAGGGGAGCTTTGGCAAGGTAGTGTTACCCTTCAAATGACTCTCATGTTCTCCACAGAGATTCTGAGGctgcttttctctttactcCTTCTGACTATTCgcttatttttttacacatctcTCCTTTTACCCTTCTATTATTAAATGCTATCTCCCCAGGAATAGACTAAACAAGTTCTATTCCATCTAACCATATTTCCTAtctctctttgtgtgggtgtatctttcttttgctctggtctttgtctccatctctctctctctgattcccGCTGCTCCTTCAGGTTTTTCTGGCTGAACTTAAGGGCAGCGAGGAGTGGTTTGCTGTGAAAGCCTTGAAGAAAGACGTTGTGCTGATGGATGATGATGTAGAGTGCACCATGGTGGAGAAGCGGGTGCTTGCTCTAGCTTGGGACAATCCCTTCCTTACACACCTCTACTCTACCTTTCAGACCAAGGTAGCAAAGAACATATGAAGGGATTCCTACAAAATGCAGTCATATTATACAATATACAGTACCTCTTCAACCTCCCAGTCAACAGTAATGGGCAGTCCAGCAGAACCCCTATATATAGGCTGTTATTAAACCACACCAAGAGTTGTCACAAAAATCTGGACCAAAACTTATACTTCATGGAATCACCATTGTATTTAAATGATTGTTTTATCAGTTATTTCTTGTTTAGTCATTCACAATGTTTATTGCTTTGTCAACATGTTAGGAGCACTTGTTCTTTGTGATGGAGTATCTGAATGGAGGTGACCTGATGTTCCATATACAGGAAAAAGGACGCTTCGATCTCTACAGAGcaacgtgagacacacacacaaacatacaggcacacaccgagcacacacacacatacagtgactTATTTTTAACTTAGTCAgaattttatgctttttttcttaatataaaATTGTTTGTGTAAATTACACACAGGTCTAATGGggtctgttttgtttcttcccTCCAGGTTCTATGCAGCTGAAATTGTGTGTGGTCTGCAGTTCCTCCATGGAAAAGGCATCATCTacaggttacacacacaaacacactgttcttGTGTACTATACCACAAGgcattttttttcacttttgtttcttttctttattaggGATCTCAAATTGGACAATGTGATGCTAGATGGAGATGGTCATATAAAGATAGCTGATTTTGGCATGTGTAAAGAGAGTGTTTTTGGAGACAATCTCGCCACAACCTTCTGTGGGACGCCAGACTACATTGCCCCTGAGGTATGACGTGGAATCAAATGAATGTGACTTATGTTCTCACCTGTAGCAatttcagtttaattcagtATACCCTTTTGGagatcattgtgtgtgtgtgtgtgtagatcctACTGGGTCAGCAGTATTCATTTTCAGTGGACTGGTGGTCATTTGGTGTGCTCGTGTATGAAATGCTGATTGGTCAGTCACCATTCCATGGCGATGATGAAGATGAGCTTTTTGAGTCCATCCGTATGGACACACCTCACTACCCTCGCTGGATCACCATGGATACCAGAGACATGCTGGAGCGggtaaacatgcacacaaacacacctgtgtgtaCATGAAGACATATTGGCAATACTTAACAACGAAGATATATACACAATTCTGCTAAGGTTTAAAAGTGTATTAAGTCCTTAGAAAGGAGATACTTTGAGATCTTTGTATTATAAATGATATTTCTGCTCTTGGTTTTCTTTCATGAACATAGCTATTTGAGCGGGACCCTTCTCATCGACTGGGTGTTGTGGGTAATATCCGAGGTCAGTCATTCTTCAAGACTATTAATTGGTCTGCtttggagaggagagaaatCGAACCCCCTTATAAGCCAAAAGTGGTATGAGCTTTCTTTCCGTCTCTTTGTTTCTTACAGTCTtctcacattttttttcctttcagattTCATACTCATAGAgcatatttcaaaaataaagacacTGAAATACGGCTTCTGTTTATCATGTTATTTACTTCCATTCTTCTCCAATTGCAGAAAGCGCCCAATGACTGTAGCAATTTTGACCAGGAGTTTTTAAGTGAGAAACCCCGCCTGTCCCAGTGTGAGAAAAGTTTGGTTGACTCAATGGACCAGAGCGCCTTTGCTGGCTTTTCATTCATCAATCAGAGTATGGAGCATCTCCTGCAGAAGTGATGGTCAACCTGCTCCACCTATTAACAATAAAAAGATGCAATACAAATGAATGATTAAACTACACAGCCGATATTTTTCTGTGTCAGACAGGTCCACTAGCTCTCTTCTTTCTCAAAATAAAACCTATTTTTTTGGGCATGGATTTTAGACTGCACCTAAGATCAATGGTGTTGTAAATGTGCTAGGCAACCTTTCAGTGAACACCTAACAAAAGCCTGGAAAAGAAGTGGATTGAAATTTAAACACTGAAGCCATTAGATTCCTTCAGTATATCAGCTGGCCATAACTGGCCCTCCAGGTTATGTATTTCATTTTAGACTAACCCATTCACAGTACAATATTTGGTGCACCCTTGCAAAGTCTGTGTAAATTTTTGTTACAATAACCATTCATTATTGTAGTTCAGCAACATTAGAAAACTAACTCTCATTAATTGTGTCCATGAACACCACTGATTAATGCAGACTAAGGGTTAATGGTTGAGTTTGTAAAAGAGGTTGCTCAAAGTGTAGACAAAAAGGTATAGATTATGTACAGTTACAGTTGAagtcagaatgtgcatgttATATTCTTGCTTTATATTGTAAGTTTAGAAGGATATATTTAAGCTGTGCATATGTTgtatgcagttttgttttttgtgtatgcATTTTAACGTTTAGAAAGGAAGTAAgtaaaaatgcatattaaaatgtatattaaacatGCATATTTGCACACATGagtaacatttaaattattgtaatatcttatactgtatatgtctATGGTGTATTGTGAAAAGGTATATATTTGGTATAGGTTCTCTTGGCtttatgtgtgtggtctgtatgtaggtggtgtgtgtgaatattagtgcatttaagatatttttattacttgccaATTAAACATGAGCATATGATCCAATGGTGTATAATgctcaggttttttttgtcagtatTAACAAGTGAAGCATAAAGATACGGACATATTTGTGTACGTGAGGATGTTTCTGTAGTGTGTTCCGGT is a window of Electrophorus electricus isolate fEleEle1 chromosome 3, fEleEle1.pri, whole genome shotgun sequence DNA encoding:
- the prkcda gene encoding protein kinase C, delta a; this encodes MAPFLRIAFNAYDLGALSPMTEAPFCAVKMKESLSTDRGKTLIQKKPTMFPAWRASFDAHIYEGRVLQVLLMRTADDPLAEVTLGVSVLAERCKKANGRAEFWVDLQPSGKLMMSVQYFLEDMDTEAHQSVVPEEEAPNLNRRRGAIKQAKIHFIKNHEFIATFFRQPTFCSVCRDFVWGLNKQGYKCRQCNAAIHKKCIDKIIGRCTGTAANSRDTVFQKERFKIDMPHRFKTYNYMSPTFCDHCGSLLWGLVKQGLKCEDCGMNVHHKCQTKVANLCGINQKLLAEALTQVSQKSTKRPEANTNANTPEIAFYQDYNKGPGTDTSDGSPYGHLWEGSSPRPPSRITHQTRITAEHFTFHKVLGKGSFGKVFLAELKGSEEWFAVKALKKDVVLMDDDVECTMVEKRVLALAWDNPFLTHLYSTFQTKEHLFFVMEYLNGGDLMFHIQEKGRFDLYRATFYAAEIVCGLQFLHGKGIIYRDLKLDNVMLDGDGHIKIADFGMCKESVFGDNLATTFCGTPDYIAPEILLGQQYSFSVDWWSFGVLVYEMLIGQSPFHGDDEDELFESIRMDTPHYPRWITMDTRDMLERLFERDPSHRLGVVGNIRGQSFFKTINWSALERREIEPPYKPKVKAPNDCSNFDQEFLSEKPRLSQCEKSLVDSMDQSAFAGFSFINQSMEHLLQK